Proteins encoded by one window of Pseudonocardia alni:
- a CDS encoding YceI family protein yields the protein MLPVVAGQGRFWLVFWRKKDRRRPARGTTDRHALVPIPLTGGVLSGQVRDQQGGALAGTEVSVMDPADRRAVYVETDPFGRFAASLMPGRYRVRVEAGGYQQVTDVVEVSWGEHADMGHIVLGEDPALRPPRPGVFVIDGDHSSVRFVARHIGMSKVYGRFNRFQGQIRIAEPFEESSVDVVIDAASVDTNVPARDTHLRSADFLDVERFPELRFSSVRFVAHGGNRWTVDGDLTLHGLTSDVSLDTTFLGAAEWNGDRVGAIATTQLHREHYTLNWQQTIAKGLPVVGSTIQIQLDVQAIRQS from the coding sequence GTGCTGCCCGTCGTCGCCGGGCAGGGGAGGTTCTGGCTGGTGTTCTGGAGGAAGAAGGACCGTCGTCGCCCGGCGCGGGGCACCACCGACCGGCACGCGCTCGTCCCGATTCCGCTGACCGGCGGCGTGCTGTCCGGCCAGGTCCGCGACCAGCAGGGCGGTGCCCTGGCCGGTACCGAGGTGTCCGTGATGGACCCCGCCGACCGGCGTGCGGTGTACGTCGAGACCGACCCGTTCGGCCGGTTCGCCGCGTCGCTGATGCCCGGCCGGTACCGGGTGCGCGTCGAGGCGGGCGGCTACCAGCAGGTCACCGACGTCGTCGAGGTGTCCTGGGGCGAGCACGCCGACATGGGCCACATCGTCCTCGGCGAGGACCCGGCGCTGCGCCCGCCGCGCCCCGGCGTCTTCGTGATCGACGGCGACCACAGCTCGGTGCGCTTCGTCGCCCGGCACATCGGCATGTCCAAGGTGTACGGCCGGTTCAACCGGTTCCAGGGCCAGATCCGGATCGCCGAGCCGTTCGAGGAGTCCTCGGTCGACGTCGTGATCGACGCGGCGAGTGTCGACACCAACGTCCCCGCCCGGGACACCCACCTGCGCTCGGCCGACTTCCTCGACGTCGAGCGCTTCCCCGAGCTCCGTTTCTCCAGCGTGCGCTTCGTCGCGCACGGCGGGAACCGGTGGACCGTGGACGGCGACCTCACGCTGCACGGCCTCACCAGCGACGTCTCGCTGGACACCACGTTCCTGGGCGCCGCGGAGTGGAACGGTGACCGGGTCGGCGCGATCGCCACCACCCAGCTGCACCGCGAGCACTACACGCTCAACTGGCAGCAGACCATCGCCAAGGGCCTGCCCGTGGTCGGGTCGACGATCCAGATCCAGCTCGACGTGCAGGCGATCCGGCAGTCCTGA
- a CDS encoding tRNA (cytidine(34)-2'-O)-methyltransferase yields the protein MVRLALHTPEIPPNTGNAIRLAANTGAELHLVRPLGFSLDERAVRRAGLDYADLAEVVVHDDTAAFAGWVRAAGARVFAFVPGAPVRYTDVAYSDEDVLLFGRESTGLPPEVAGADWVTGTVALPMRSSNRSLNLANAAAVAVYEAWRQQGFS from the coding sequence GTGGTCCGCCTCGCCCTGCACACCCCGGAGATACCGCCCAACACCGGCAACGCGATCCGGCTCGCCGCGAACACCGGCGCCGAGCTGCACCTGGTCCGGCCGCTCGGCTTCTCCCTCGACGAGCGCGCGGTGCGCCGGGCCGGGCTCGACTACGCCGACCTCGCCGAGGTCGTCGTGCACGACGACACGGCCGCGTTCGCCGGCTGGGTGCGCGCCGCGGGGGCACGGGTGTTCGCGTTCGTGCCGGGCGCGCCGGTCCGCTACACCGACGTCGCCTATTCCGACGAGGACGTGCTGCTGTTCGGCCGCGAGTCGACCGGGCTGCCGCCGGAGGTGGCGGGCGCGGACTGGGTGACGGGCACGGTGGCACTGCCCATGCGGTCGTCGAACCGCTCGCTGAACCTGGCCAACGCCGCCGCCGTCGCCGTCTACGAGGCGTGGCGGCAGCAGGGGTTCAGCTGA
- a CDS encoding VOC family protein codes for MSDRPGLWPSLSSPGPRVLVTFLTSAPDFTERAVHTGDDGAIVHAELVRTGSTGAPAAVLLGPAHDGCRPPGGAAVHLVCDDPDALFARAVAAGATVVHAPFDADDGSRVFAVADPDGNHWSGGTWYE; via the coding sequence ATGAGCGACCGGCCCGGCCTCTGGCCCAGTCTGTCCAGCCCCGGCCCGCGCGTCCTGGTCACGTTCCTGACCTCGGCACCGGACTTCACCGAGCGCGCCGTCCACACCGGCGACGACGGCGCGATCGTCCACGCCGAGCTGGTGCGCACCGGGTCCACCGGTGCCCCCGCCGCCGTGCTGCTCGGCCCCGCCCACGACGGGTGCCGCCCACCCGGCGGCGCGGCCGTCCACCTCGTCTGCGACGACCCGGACGCCCTGTTCGCCCGCGCCGTCGCGGCCGGTGCCACCGTCGTGCACGCGCCCTTCGACGCCGACGACGGCAGCCGCGTGTTCGCAGTCGCCGACCCGGACGGCAACCACTGGAGCGGGGGCACCTGGTACGAGTAG